Proteins encoded in a region of the Trypanosoma brucei gambiense DAL972 chromosome 4, complete sequence genome:
- a CDS encoding chaperone protein DNAj, putative, translated as MRRSAVRLVYEKFEGTIAGDKGYMTYQQACSIFGFEMSDRLEVTEIKKRFNKLVMRFHPDHGGTSEQFQLLREAHKLLLAHRHDKGESNRAGGTDVNFRRMNYDNMTNTIHRETAGNPEYRSFSLQDFAFFLALVIFVVSFYAYRAFHTQLQILRSRWSYTESMLHDEGGHKDVRGWHPWRTDRMTRDVMDEIGHLQQSISREMLEEKRALSPLVHMPWQSGGPFANYTVARQPIGAVLEDADGQ; from the coding sequence ATGCGCCGCAGTGCTGTACGGCTCGTCTACGAAAAGTTTGAGGGTACCATTGCGGGTGACAAGGGTTACATGACGTATCAGCAGGCATGTTCTATATTTGGTTTTGAGATGAGCGATCGGTTGGAGGTGACTGAAATCAAGAAACGCTTCAACAAACTAGTGATGCGGTTTCACCCAGACCATGGTGGTACAAGTGAGCAGTTTCAACTTCTCCGTGAGGCACACAAATTACTGCTTGCCCATCGCCATGACAAGGGTGAAAGCAACCGTGCTGGCGGTACCGACGTCAATTTCCGCCGCATGAATTACGATAACATGACAAATACCATACACAGGGAGACAGCTGGTAACCCAGAGTACCGCTCCTTTAGTTTGCAGGACTTTGCGTTTTTCCTGGCACTTGTCATATTTGTAGTGTCCTTCTACGCGTATCGCGCCTTCCACACACAGTTACAAATATTGCGTAGCAGATGGAGCTACACCGAGAGCATGTTGCATGATGAGGGAGGGCATAAAGATGTACGCGGATGGCATCCGTGGCGAACCGACCGCATGACACGTGATGTAATGGATGAAATTGGACATCTGCAACAGAGCATTTCGAGGGAGATGCTGGAGGAGAAGCGAGCACTTTCACCTTTAGTTCATATGCCGTGGCAGTCGGGTGGGCCGTTTGCTAATTATACTGTTGCGCGGCAACCGATAGGAGCGGTGCTCGAAGATGCTGATGGACAATAG